One part of the Lapillicoccus jejuensis genome encodes these proteins:
- a CDS encoding GNAT family N-acetyltransferase → MNADHDHPHGHAHGSGPVADASVRLARPADAPAVGVVQAAVWVQTYGALLPPEALGDLQPPAFARVWRESLEHPPSARHRLLVACAGEQVVGMAAVGPGEDPDAGSDDAELLVLGVHPGAREQGHGSRLVNAAVDTARGAGATVLRAWIPDPAVAVRRFLTAAGLEPDGAFRDRVIGPSDTDVLRELRLSSAI, encoded by the coding sequence GTGAACGCCGACCACGACCACCCGCACGGCCACGCTCACGGGAGCGGACCGGTCGCCGACGCGAGCGTGCGGCTCGCCCGCCCGGCCGACGCGCCGGCCGTCGGGGTGGTCCAGGCCGCGGTGTGGGTGCAGACGTACGGCGCCCTGCTGCCACCGGAGGCCCTCGGGGACCTCCAGCCCCCAGCCTTCGCGCGGGTGTGGCGCGAGTCGCTGGAGCACCCCCCGAGCGCGCGGCACCGGCTGCTCGTCGCCTGCGCGGGCGAGCAGGTCGTCGGGATGGCCGCCGTCGGACCCGGCGAGGACCCCGACGCGGGCTCCGACGACGCCGAGCTGCTCGTCCTCGGCGTGCACCCCGGCGCCCGCGAGCAGGGCCACGGGTCGCGGCTGGTCAACGCGGCCGTCGACACCGCCCGGGGAGCCGGCGCGACCGTGCTGCGGGCCTGGATCCCGGACCCGGCCGTCGCGGTCCGCCGCTTCCTCACCGCCGCCGGCCTCGAGCCGGACGGGGCGTTCCGCGACCGGGTGATCGGTCCGAGCGACACCGACGTCCTGCGCGAGCTGCGGCTGTCGTCGGCCATCTGA
- a CDS encoding AzlC family ABC transporter permease, with translation MRRVSEGGDDAPARTARRAVTRQAVSVGLATSAYGVSFGALSVASGLDVWQTCVLSLLLFSGGSQFAFAGIVGAGGSGVAAVATSSLLGVRNGLYGLQVARLLHAHGPRVLLAAHLTIDESTAVAVGQREPSAQRRGFWLTGALVLLGWNLTTLLGAVLGDALGDPRTYGFDAAAAAAFLALLWPRLRSREAAATGVAAAVVAALLSPVTPPGVPVLVAALAAVAVGWWGRRTGAGPVGDEPEGTA, from the coding sequence ATGCGGCGCGTGAGCGAGGGTGGGGACGACGCACCCGCCCGCACCGCGCGCCGGGCGGTGACCCGGCAGGCCGTGTCGGTCGGGCTCGCCACGAGCGCGTACGGCGTCTCGTTCGGCGCCCTGTCGGTCGCCTCCGGCCTCGACGTGTGGCAGACCTGCGTCCTGTCGCTCCTGCTCTTCTCGGGCGGGTCCCAGTTCGCCTTCGCCGGCATCGTCGGCGCGGGCGGCAGCGGGGTCGCGGCGGTCGCGACCAGCTCGCTGCTCGGGGTCCGCAACGGCCTCTACGGGCTGCAGGTGGCCCGGCTGCTGCACGCCCACGGCCCGCGCGTCCTGCTCGCCGCGCACCTGACCATCGACGAGTCCACCGCCGTCGCCGTCGGGCAGCGCGAGCCGTCGGCCCAGCGACGCGGGTTCTGGCTCACCGGCGCCCTGGTCCTCCTCGGCTGGAACCTCACCACCCTGCTCGGGGCCGTGCTCGGCGACGCGCTCGGCGACCCCCGCACGTACGGGTTCGACGCCGCCGCCGCGGCCGCCTTCCTCGCGCTGCTGTGGCCGCGGCTGCGCTCGCGCGAGGCCGCCGCGACGGGGGTCGCGGCGGCGGTCGTCGCGGCCCTGCTGTCGCCGGTGACCCCGCCGGGCGTGCCGGTCCTCGTCGCCGCGCTCGCCGCGGTCGCGGTCGGGTGGTGGGGGCGCCGTACGGGCGCCGGTCCGGTCGGGGACGAGCCGGAGGGGACGGCGTGA
- a CDS encoding alpha/beta hydrolase: MTTTSPTSPDDLTATTFELAGHAGALHGKAWEGIDPTYVVLLVHGYGEHVGRYQWVAEKLVADGAAVYGLDHLGHGRSDGERVLVADFEPVVDDVHLLFERARAEHPQLPVVLLGHSMGGMIGARYAQRYGAELAAVVLSGPVIGRWDAVEALLGADEIPDVPIDPDTLSRDAAVGQAYVDDELVWHGPFKRPTLEALHREIGLITDAGRVDAVPVLWLHGEDDQLVPIEPSRGGWQHLAGDRAEQRSYPGARHEILNETNKEEVLGDALGFVHRHLPAAG; the protein is encoded by the coding sequence ATGACGACGACGTCCCCGACCTCTCCCGACGACCTCACCGCGACGACCTTCGAGCTGGCCGGCCACGCCGGCGCGCTGCACGGCAAGGCGTGGGAGGGCATCGACCCGACGTACGTCGTCCTGCTCGTGCACGGCTACGGCGAGCACGTGGGCCGCTACCAGTGGGTCGCCGAGAAGCTCGTCGCCGACGGCGCCGCCGTCTACGGGCTCGACCACCTCGGGCACGGCCGCAGCGACGGCGAGCGCGTCCTGGTCGCCGACTTCGAGCCCGTCGTCGACGACGTGCACCTGCTCTTCGAGCGGGCCCGCGCCGAGCACCCGCAGCTGCCGGTCGTCCTGCTCGGCCACTCGATGGGCGGGATGATCGGGGCGCGCTACGCCCAGCGGTACGGCGCCGAGCTGGCCGCCGTCGTGCTCTCCGGTCCGGTCATCGGCCGCTGGGACGCCGTCGAGGCGCTGCTCGGCGCCGACGAGATCCCCGACGTCCCCATCGACCCCGACACGCTCTCGCGCGACGCCGCCGTCGGGCAGGCGTACGTCGACGACGAGCTGGTCTGGCACGGGCCGTTCAAGCGACCCACCCTCGAGGCCCTGCACCGCGAGATCGGCCTCATCACCGACGCCGGACGCGTCGATGCCGTCCCGGTGCTGTGGCTCCACGGCGAGGACGACCAGCTGGTGCCGATCGAGCCGTCCCGCGGCGGCTGGCAGCACCTGGCCGGCGACCGGGCCGAGCAGAGGTCGTACCCGGGCGCCCGCCACGAGATCCTCAACGAGACCAACAAGGAGGAGGTCCTCGGCGACGCGCTCGGGTTCGTCCACCGGCACCTGCCGGCGGCCGGCTGA
- a CDS encoding zf-TFIIB domain-containing protein: MTPQDATSPTCPKCAAPMRSYERNRVLVEQCTGCGGLFLDRGELEALVAAEQAWHAGSIPGDAGRHDDRPRYDDRRHDDRYRHGRKKNSFLSELFDD; the protein is encoded by the coding sequence ATGACGCCCCAGGACGCCACGTCGCCCACCTGCCCCAAGTGCGCGGCACCGATGCGCTCCTACGAACGCAACCGGGTGCTCGTCGAGCAGTGCACCGGCTGCGGCGGCCTGTTCCTCGACCGCGGCGAGCTCGAGGCGCTCGTCGCCGCCGAGCAGGCGTGGCACGCCGGTTCGATCCCGGGCGACGCTGGTCGGCACGACGACCGGCCGCGGTACGACGACCGTCGTCACGACGACCGGTACCGCCACGGCCGGAAGAAGAACTCGTTCCTCTCCGAGCTGTTCGACGACTGA
- a CDS encoding glutathione peroxidase produces the protein MTSIADFTARSIDGQDVDLSRYEGEVVLVVNTASQCGFTPQYEGLQALHDRFKDHGFTVLGFPCDQFGNQEPGSDEEIAGFCQKNFGVDFPLFSKIEVNGDDAHPLYRWLRSQKGGLLGDKIKWNFTKFLVGKDGQVVDRYAPTTKPEKLTGDIEKALAS, from the coding sequence ATGACGAGCATCGCCGACTTCACCGCCCGCAGCATCGACGGCCAGGACGTCGACCTGTCCCGCTACGAGGGCGAGGTCGTCCTCGTCGTCAACACCGCGTCGCAGTGCGGGTTCACGCCGCAGTACGAGGGCCTGCAGGCGCTGCACGACCGGTTCAAGGACCACGGCTTCACCGTGCTCGGGTTCCCCTGCGACCAGTTCGGGAACCAGGAGCCGGGCAGCGACGAGGAGATCGCCGGCTTCTGCCAGAAGAACTTCGGTGTCGACTTCCCGCTGTTCTCCAAGATCGAGGTCAACGGCGACGACGCCCACCCGCTCTACCGGTGGCTGCGGTCGCAGAAGGGCGGCCTGCTCGGCGACAAGATCAAGTGGAACTTCACCAAGTTCCTCGTCGGCAAGGACGGCCAGGTCGTCGACCGCTACGCCCCCACGACCAAGCCGGAGAAGCTGACCGGCGACATCGAGAAGGCCCTCGCCTCCTGA
- a CDS encoding HNH endonuclease signature motif containing protein yields the protein MPSAAVESPATDGAAGPVSWAVLAQEVADGLLSPWSVAPTLGSYDDAALLALPPAEAVAVVELCRRLSAVVDAAQVAAIEALARRDEEAVEALEEQWAADRRERGLDGAPQRLRGALSAHEDTAATLLPVLQLSPRATEGVLEDARMLVGSLPETFALARAGRLSGHHARVVAGQAQLVAVDKRGEFDLVAVHPELGKRRYRRRLPDLATPALRQRVAQVAADVDPDGLRRHTAAALEGRHVRVRAGLEPGVSSWSAVLRSEDSLAMWAVIDALADEFLRADETAASSRLRDPDQVGDQVADQVGDQVGDEAGHEVGHEVGHGGPRSEADDGTRPRRRGVEAARADALVALVLGQATVTTTVDLTVPLVDWPVSPGAAADDAAAVPVEVPADDSMEGPVDASAHDLAARDLAARVHALLRDPVLRDRLVLEDEDAVVHGVPVVRARAHLRLVSDRPTSPGTDADDEADRRGRPPAPASAPASASPSAPPSAPPSAPASAPPSAPPTASPSIRTALPWLVGVEHPRVGVLLPDAIVRLLADPDTRLRLHGAHPDTGTLTTHDPTTYRPGAALARAVRAVRARDGHCRFPGCTTTATRCQLDHVQPYPTGPTTATNLAALCTGHHRLKTHTPWRYVLHPDGTCTWTSPLGHTYDTHPDRPTDRAA from the coding sequence ATGCCGTCAGCAGCGGTCGAGAGTCCGGCCACGGACGGCGCCGCCGGGCCCGTCTCCTGGGCTGTGCTCGCCCAGGAGGTCGCCGACGGTCTCCTCTCGCCGTGGTCGGTGGCACCGACCCTGGGCTCGTACGACGACGCCGCCCTCCTGGCGCTGCCGCCGGCCGAGGCGGTGGCGGTGGTCGAGCTGTGCCGACGGTTGTCGGCGGTGGTCGACGCGGCGCAGGTGGCGGCGATCGAGGCGCTCGCGCGGCGGGACGAGGAGGCGGTCGAGGCGCTGGAGGAGCAGTGGGCGGCGGACCGGCGCGAGCGGGGGCTGGACGGCGCTCCGCAGCGTCTGCGGGGAGCACTGTCCGCGCACGAGGACACGGCGGCGACGTTGCTGCCGGTGCTGCAGCTGTCGCCCCGGGCGACCGAGGGCGTGCTCGAGGACGCGCGGATGCTGGTCGGGTCGTTGCCGGAGACGTTCGCGTTGGCCCGGGCCGGGCGGCTGTCGGGGCACCATGCGCGGGTGGTGGCCGGGCAGGCGCAGCTGGTCGCGGTGGACAAGCGGGGGGAGTTCGACCTCGTCGCGGTGCACCCGGAGCTGGGGAAGCGGCGCTACCGGCGGCGGCTGCCGGACCTGGCCACGCCCGCGCTGCGGCAGCGGGTCGCGCAGGTCGCCGCGGACGTCGACCCGGACGGTCTGCGCCGGCACACGGCCGCGGCGCTCGAGGGCCGGCACGTGCGGGTGCGGGCCGGGCTCGAGCCGGGGGTGTCGTCGTGGTCGGCGGTGCTGCGAAGCGAGGACTCGTTGGCGATGTGGGCGGTGATCGACGCCCTGGCGGATGAGTTCCTGCGCGCCGACGAGACCGCCGCCTCGTCCCGGCTCCGCGACCCCGACCAGGTGGGAGACCAGGTGGCAGACCAGGTGGGAGACCAGGTGGGAGACGAGGCGGGACACGAGGTGGGACACGAGGTGGGACACGGCGGGCCGCGGTCGGAGGCGGACGACGGGACCCGTCCGCGTCGGCGCGGTGTCGAAGCCGCTCGGGCCGACGCGCTCGTGGCGCTGGTCCTGGGCCAGGCCACGGTCACCACCACCGTCGACCTCACCGTCCCGCTGGTCGACTGGCCCGTGTCCCCGGGCGCCGCCGCCGACGACGCCGCTGCTGTGCCGGTCGAGGTGCCGGCCGACGACTCGATGGAAGGGCCGGTCGACGCGAGCGCGCACGACCTCGCCGCCCGGGACCTGGCCGCCCGAGTCCACGCCCTGCTGCGCGATCCCGTCCTGCGCGACCGCCTGGTCCTGGAGGACGAGGACGCCGTTGTCCACGGCGTCCCCGTCGTCCGGGCCCGCGCCCACCTGCGGCTGGTGAGCGACCGTCCCACCTCCCCGGGGACGGACGCGGACGACGAGGCCGACCGACGGGGCAGACCACCTGCGCCTGCCTCAGCGCCTGCCTCAGCGTCGCCCTCAGCGCCGCCCTCAGCGCCGCCCTCAGCGCCTGCCTCAGCGCCGCCCTCAGCGCCGCCCACAGCGTCGCCGTCGATCCGTACGGCGCTGCCCTGGCTCGTCGGGGTCGAGCACCCCCGCGTGGGCGTCCTGCTGCCCGACGCGATCGTCCGGCTCCTCGCCGACCCCGACACCCGCCTCCGCCTGCACGGCGCCCACCCCGACACCGGCACCCTGACCACCCACGACCCCACCACCTACCGACCCGGCGCCGCCCTGGCCCGCGCCGTCCGCGCCGTCCGCGCCCGCGACGGCCACTGCCGCTTTCCCGGCTGCACCACCACCGCCACCCGCTGCCAGCTCGACCACGTCCAGCCCTACCCGACCGGGCCCACCACCGCCACCAACCTCGCCGCCCTCTGCACCGGCCACCACCGCCTCAAGACCCACACCCCCTGGCGGTACGTCCTGCACCCCGACGGCACCTGCACCTGGACCTCACCCCTGGGCCACACCTACGACACCCACCCCGACCGACCCACCGACCGCGCCGCCTGA
- a CDS encoding DUF6314 family protein, producing the protein MTETRTPPTDLLGEWAFQRRIDDRAGRRRGTVQGRMRLLEQPDGRVLWQEKGELRWPGSDPLPVQRTLYVVPREDDEDAWMVTFADGRDFHPWRPGEVVEHPCNADLYRGLVHPPTPGSRGWSVMWECTGPDKDYSMTTLVRPA; encoded by the coding sequence GTGACCGAGACCCGGACCCCCCCGACGGACCTGCTGGGGGAGTGGGCCTTCCAGCGTCGCATCGACGACCGCGCGGGCCGCCGCCGCGGCACCGTCCAGGGGCGGATGCGGCTGCTCGAGCAGCCCGACGGGCGGGTGCTGTGGCAGGAGAAGGGCGAGCTGCGCTGGCCCGGGTCCGACCCCCTGCCCGTGCAGCGGACCCTGTACGTCGTCCCGCGGGAGGACGACGAGGACGCGTGGATGGTGACCTTCGCCGACGGCCGCGACTTCCACCCGTGGCGACCCGGCGAGGTCGTGGAGCACCCGTGCAACGCCGACCTCTACCGCGGGCTGGTCCACCCGCCGACGCCCGGGAGCCGGGGCTGGTCGGTCATGTGGGAGTGCACCGGACCGGACAAGGACTACTCGATGACGACGCTGGTCCGGCCCGCCTGA
- a CDS encoding AzlD domain-containing protein, protein MSTWVPVLAACVAAYLLKLAGHLVPARWLEGPRVRRVTGLLPVALLAALVVVQTVVADQRLVLDARAAGLAVAAVALLLRAPFVVVVVLAALTAALLRHAGWAA, encoded by the coding sequence GTGAGCACCTGGGTCCCCGTGCTGGCGGCGTGCGTCGCGGCCTACCTGCTCAAGCTGGCCGGGCACCTGGTCCCCGCACGCTGGCTGGAGGGGCCTCGGGTGCGTCGGGTCACCGGGCTGCTGCCGGTCGCGCTCCTGGCCGCGCTGGTCGTCGTGCAGACCGTGGTCGCCGACCAGCGGCTCGTCCTCGACGCCCGCGCGGCGGGGCTCGCCGTGGCTGCCGTCGCGCTGCTGCTGCGCGCGCCGTTCGTCGTGGTCGTCGTGCTCGCCGCGCTCACCGCGGCGCTGCTGCGCCACGCCGGCTGGGCCGCCTGA